The proteins below are encoded in one region of Drosophila santomea strain STO CAGO 1482 chromosome 3R, Prin_Dsan_1.1, whole genome shotgun sequence:
- the LOC120452212 gene encoding extensin, which translates to MRVSSLFVVCVASLVATTLGRPEPPSPYAYHGLPQQQSQRALPLNAHPVPPQIYQPLPQEQSFANFAAPQQTYLPPQMQLNAIEQVAPTAAAAEPLNAYDDSYNMAHRLSGVQHASGYNNGPQETKVHKHIYVHVPPKDFEEEDAIQTRVHHQQGPKQKHYKIVFIKAPSAPAIRQPVVPPPPQNEEKTLIYVLHKKPEQEQDIVIPTPPPTKPSKPEVYFIKYKTKKEEAPVYGPPPAEMEPRQATAEDFAPLAEVADVLPPTTLAPAPEPEVEQPAIPSAVYGPPTAAAYTGEEVQTTLSAPANQYLPPATAPAALAIEEPSMAPIVVEEQPEQRLAPSHVPATSYGPPNRYFLKKLK; encoded by the exons ATGCGTGTCTCGTCGCTGTtcgttgtgtgtgtggccTCCCTGGTGGCCACCACTTTGGGTCGTCCTGAGCCCCCATCCCCGTACGCCTACCACGGATTACCTCAGCAGCAGAGCCAGCGGGCTTTGCCACTCAATG CTCACCCCGTGCCCCCGCAGATCTACCAGCCCCTGCCCCAGGAGCAGTCGTTCGCCAACTTCGCAGCGCCCCAGCAGACCTACTTGCCACCCCAAATGCAGCTGAATGCCATCGAGCAAGTGGCTCCcactgccgccgccgctgagCCCCTGAATGCCTACGATGACAGCTACAACATGGCCCACCGTCTGTCTGGTGTCCAGCATGCCAGTGGCTACAACAACGGGCCCCAGGAGACCAAGGTGCACAAGCACATCTACGTCCATGTGCCGCCCAAGGACTTCGAGGAGGAGGATGCCATCCAGACCCGCGTTCACCACCAGCAGGGACCCAAGCAGAAGCACTACAAGATCGTGTTCATCAAGGCGCCATCTGCTCCGGCCATCCGTCAGCCAGTggtgccaccaccaccccagAACGAGGAGAAGACTCTGATCTATGTGCTGCACAAGAAGCCcgagcaggagcaggacatCGTGATCCCGACGCCACCACCCACCAAGCCATCGAAACCAGAGGTTTACTTCATCAAGTACAAGACCAAGAAGGAGGAGGCCCCCGTCTACGGTCCCCCACCTGCAGAGATGGAACCCCGTCAGGCCACCGCCGAGGATTTCGCTCCATTGGCCGAGGTCGCCGATGTCCTGCCACCCACCACCTTGGCTCCCGCTCCCGAGCCGGAAGTCGAGCAGCCAGCCATTCCCTCTGCGGTCTACGGACCACCCACTGCCGCTGCCTACACTGGTGAGGAGGTCCAGACCACCTTGTCCGCTCCTGCCAACCAGTACCTGCCCCCTGCCACCGCTCCCGCCGCCCTGGCCATCGAAGAGCCTTCGATGGCGCCCATCGTGGTGGAGGAGCAGCCCGAGCAGCGACTGGCTCCCTCCCATGTGCCTGCCACCAGCTACGGTCCTCCTAACCGCTACTTCCTGAAGAAGCTGAAGTGA
- the LOC120453200 gene encoding phospholipase A1, which produces MMKLFLALAFCVLAANAVEVRVNGENGWYVPQADGTMEWMDREFAEAYLETKNRMEGRNVLNPVTFYLYTNSNRNSPQEIKATSASISGSHFNPNHPTRFTIHGWSSSKDEFINYGVRDAWFTHGDMNMIAVDWGRARSVDYASSVLAVPGVGEQVATLINFMRNNHGLNLDNTMVIGHSLGAHVSGYAGKNVKNGQLHTIIGLDPALPLFSYDSPNKRLSSTDAYYVESIQTNGGTLGFLKPIGKGAFYPNGGKSQPGCGVDLTGSCAHSRSVIYYAESVTENNFPTMRCGDYEEAVAKECGSSYSSVRMGATTNAYMVAGDYYVPVRSDAPYGMGN; this is translated from the exons ATGATGAAACTGTTCTTGGCCTTGGCCTTTTGTGTCCTGGCGG CTAATGCCGTGGAGGTTCGTGTGAACGGTGAGAATGGATGGTATGTGCCCCAGGCTGATGGTACCATGGAGTGGATGGACCGCGAGTTCGCCGAGGCCTACTTGGAGACCAAGAACCGCATGGAGGGACGCAACGTCCTGAACCCCGTCACCTTCTACCTGTACACCAACTCGAACCGCAACTCTCCCCAGGAGATCAAGGCTACGTCAGCATCGATCTCTGGCTCTCACTTCAACCCCAACCACCCCACCCGCTTCACCATCCACGGATGGTCCTCCAGCAAGGATGAGTTCATCAACTACGGAGTCCGCGATGCCTGGTTCACCCACGGCGACATGAACATGATTGCCGTTGACTGGGGACGTGCCCGTTCCGTGGACTACGCCTCCTCCGTTCTGGCTGTTCCCGGAGTCGGTGAGCAGGTGGCTACCCTCATCAACTTCATGCGCAACAACCACGGCCTGAACCTGGACAACACCATGGTGATTGGTCACAGCCTGGGCGCCCATGTCTCTGGCTATGCCGGCAAGAATGTGAAGAACGGCCAGCTCCACACCATCATTGGTCTGGACCCCGCCCTGCCCCTCTTCAGCTACGATTCCCCCAACAAGCGTCTTAGCTCCACCGATGCCTACTACGTGGAGTCCATCCAAACCAACGGCGGAACCCTGGGATTCCTGAAGCCCATCGGCAAGGGAGCCTTCTACCCCAACGGAGGAAAGAGCCAGCCCGGATGCGGCGTTGATCTGACCGGATCCTGCGCCCACAGCCGCTCGGTGATCTACTATGCCGAGTCCGTGACCGAGAACAACTTCCCCACCATGCGTTGCGGCGACTACGAGGAGGCTGTGGCCAAGGAGTGCGGTAGCTCCTACAGCTCCGTCCGCATGGGTGCCACCACCAATGCCTACATGGTTGCCGGAGATTACTATGTTCCCGTCCGTAGCGATGCTCCCTACGGAATGGGCAACTAA
- the LOC120453192 gene encoding uncharacterized protein LOC120453192 isoform X2, with the protein MELQLEFCILACICLMRPSFGSIIKDSVKCTEGSVAADTDDCASYFQCIDDETVHLNCANGSYFEASNEICVVDQFGVCPTSRRLCFDGEIFEDLNDCLSYVKCIRGDLVKQRCPTGSYFNVISKNCRLSRTGYCASQREICLEGELQVDSEDCAGYLECLNGGLVKLKCPVGSYFEPIFKLCQVDENGVCSSSSNECTDGEVQVDPTNCAGYFNCENGKLETETCPSGTYFEPTYKTCTVDLNGVCVDPPGKCTEGRLEIDPNNCAGYLKCIDGEFVEEKCPSGSYYDFRLETCSVDTEGVCVTIRQLCVEGLREKDPKDCVSYTQCIRGEVQSLRCDSGKYFNVTQGECLTDFYEVCYKSGKETYSKKEHHEFTESTTANSDQQTESTYPDFQSTDSSRQERTFQDSSCMFDLNGSCVNADSTIADFDNESSTVDFKGYTDSNPSTESTTNDVPPSTESPTSDWQTTDLDLQFTTLKHNQYTESTNDYSDQQAESTDAESQSTDSALLDLTSQDSCIFDLNGSCVGQSTSCTEGKKQRDINNCAGYLKCIDGKFVEEECPDRTYYDSISKTCLVDNGQCVRSTSTCIEGIVGEDLKDCAGYTQCIQGKIESLKCAFGRYFNVTQGECLIDVDEVCVRSRVEYDMDLEQFSYSESTIGDSQESTSTDSATSDLYTDSSIADFKGYTEWNPNTESTTNDVPLGTDSSTSDWQTTDLDLQFTTLDTAYYLENNTVTCVYNNKSFTEGIREVDPQDCAGYIECFEGEAKNLKCDSGKYFNITQRECSIDVDEVCLKSNITTVIGLQSTTESTPNFTTTIDPFAKCRDGQLRLDPNNCAGFLKCVDGELKEEMCPSGFFYDTTTSKCIVDMRATCVTNIKFCIEGVREEDPNNCAGYRQCIRGSVQNLKCPIGQYFNVAERDCLYDVHKVCAMTEEDHSPVEVLHNDTGPPMTKPDESCILDINGVCVDPLAKCTEGQVKLDPNNCAGYLKCYNGELIVELCPDGFYYDLQLKMCLLDRRGICVTNIQICDEGAVEEDPYDCAGYRQCIEGQVANLQCPFGSYFNVPLKDCLIDVDEICVRTEYKYFE; encoded by the exons ATGGAGTTGCAACTAG AGTTCTGTATTTTGGCATGCATATGTCTGATGCGTCCATCCTTTGGATCCATTATTAAGGACTCTGTAAAATGTACCGAGGGCTCAGTAGCTGCGGACACGGATGACTGTGCCAGTTATTTTCAGTGTATCGACGATGAAACTGTACACTTAAATTGTGCCAATGGAAGTTATTTTGAAGCGAGTAATGAAATCTGCGTGGTGGATCAGTTTGGTGTATGCCCTACATCGCGAAGATTATGTTTCGATGGAGAAATCTTCGAGGATCTAAATGATTGTCTGTCCTACGTTAAGTGCATTCGTGGAGATCTGGTAAAGCAAAGATGTCCTACTGGGAGTTATTTCAATGTAATATCGAAAAACTGCCGCCTGTCTCGAACTGGATACTGTGCATCTCAACGAGAAATATGTTTGGAGGGAGAACTACAAGTGGACTCCGAGGATTGTGCCGGCTACCTCGAGTGCTTGAATGGCGGCCTTGTGAAGTTGAAGTGTCCTGTTGGTAGCTACTTTGAGCCCATATTCAAACTCTGCCAGGTGGATGAGAATGGTGTGTGTTCGTCCTCTTCAAATGAGTGTACAGATGGAGAAGTTCAGGTGGATCCAACTAACTGCGCTGGTTATTTCAATTGCGAAAATGGAAAGCTAGAAACTGAAACATGCCCCAGTGGCACATACTTTGAACCCACATATAAAACTTGTACTGTTGACTTAAATGGCGTGTGTGTGGATCCACCAGGTAAGTGCACCGAAGGACGACTAGAAATAGATCCTAATAACTGTGCAGGATATCTGAAATGCATCGATGGAGAGTTTGTGGAGGAGAAGTGTCCAAGTGGTAGCTACTACGACTTCAGGCTGGAAACGTGTTCCGTGGATACTGAGGGTGTTTGTGTTACAATCAGACAACTTTGTGTCGAAGGACTGCGCGAAAAGGATCCCAAGGACTGCGTTTCTTACACACAATGCATTCGAGGAGAGGTCCAAAGTCTAAGGTGCGATTCTggtaaatatttcaatgtgACGCAGGGAGAATGCCTCACCGATTTTTATGAAGTGTGTTACAAATCAGGGAAAGAAACTTATAGTAAAAAAGAACATCATGAATTTACTGAAAGTACTACGGCCAATTCAGATCAGCAAACCGAGAGTACTTATCCTGATTTCCAATCTACTGATTCTTCTCGGCAAGAGCGTACATTCCAAGACTCCTCCTGTATGTTTGACTTGAATGGATCTTGTGTGAACGCGGATAGCACAATTGCGGATTTTGATAACGAAAGTTCTACTGTTGATTTCAAAGGATATACAGATTCGAATCCAAGTACGGAAAGTACTACAAACGATGTTCCTCCAAGCACTGAAAGTCCTACTTCCGATTGGCAAACAACTGATCTAGATTTGCAGTTCACCACTTTGAAACATAATCAATATACTGAAAGTACTAATGATTATTCAGATCAACAAGCCGAGAGTACTGATGCGGAATCCCAATCTACTGATTCTGCTCTGCTAGATCTTACATCCCAAGACTCCTGTATTTTTGACTTGAATGGATCTTGTGTGGGGCAATCCACAAGCTGCACAGAAGGAAAGAAGCAAAGAGATATCAACAATTGTGCAGGATACCTCAAATGCATCGATGGAAAATTTGTGGAGGAGGAGTGTCCCGATAGGACATACTACGATTCCATTTCAAAAACCTGTTTAGTGGACAATGGACAATGTGTAAGAAGTACTAGTACTTGCATTGAAGGAATTGTTGGAGAAGATCTGAAAGATTGCGCTGGATACACTCAATGTATTCAAGGTAAAATCGAATCGCTCAAGTGCGCATTTGGAAGATATTTCAATGTGACCCAAGGAGAGTGCCTCATTGACGTTGATGAAGTCTGCGTTAGATCAAGAGTTGAATATGACATGGATTTAGAACAGTTTTCGTATTCAGAGAGTACTATTGGTGATTCGCAGGAAAGTACGAGTACGGATAGCGCAACTTCGGATTTATATACAGATAGTTCAATTGCTGATTTTAAAGGATATACAGAATGGAATCCAAATACAGAAAGCACTACAAACGATGTGCCTCTAGGCACGGATAGTTCTACTTCGGATTGGCAAACAACTGATCTAGATCTGCAGTTCACAACTTTAGATACAGCTTACTATCTGGAAAACAATACCGTCACTTGTGTCTATAATAATAAATCGTTTACAGAAGGAATACGAGAGGTTGATCCGCAGGATTGCGCTGGATACATAGAATGCTTTGAAGGTGAGGCTAAGAACCTTAAGTGTGATTCCGGTAAATACTTCAACATAACCCAAAGAGAGTGCTCCATTGATGTGGATGAGGTCTGTTTAAAATCTAATATAACAACTGTTATCGGCTTGCAATCTACAACTGAGTCTACTCCAAATTTCACCACTACTATTGACCCGTTTGCCAAATGCAGGGATGGTCAGCTTAGGTTAGATCCCAACAACTGTGCAGGATTCCTGAAGTGTGTCGATGGAGAACTGAAGGAGGAGATGTGTCCCAGTGGCTTCTTTTATGATACCACAACGAGCAAATGTATAGTCGATATGCGAGCTACTTGTGTCACTAATATCAAATTTTGCATAGAAGGAGTCCGCGAAGAAGATCCCAATAATTGCGCTGGTTACAGACAATGCATTCGAGGTTCTGTGCAAAATCTGAAATGTCCCATTGGACAATACTTCAATGTGGCAGAAAGAGATTGCCTCTATGATGTGCATAAAGTGTGTGCAATGACGGAAGAGGATCATAGCCCAGTTGAGGTGCTTCACAATGACACTGGTCCGCCGATGACTAAACCCGATGAGTCCTGCATCCTGGACATCAATGGGGTGTGTGTTGATCCACTTGCAAAATGCACAGAAGGACAGGTCAAATTAGATCCTAACAACTGCGCAGGATACCTCAAATGTTATAATGGTGAACTGATTGTGGAACTTTGTCCAGATGGCTTCTACTACGATCTGCAATTGAAGATGTGCTTGCTGGACAGGAGAGGAATTTGCGtcacaaatatacaaatttgcGATGAAGGAGCAGTTGAAGAGGATCCCTACGACTGTGCTGGATACAGGCAGTGCATTGAAGGTCAGGTCGCCAATCTGCAATGTCCGTTTGGAAGCTATTTTAATGTGCCTCTGAAAGATTGTCTTATTGATGTGGATGAAATCTGTGTGAGAACAGAATACAAGTATTTCGAATAA
- the LOC120453194 gene encoding location of vulva defective 1 has product MRLCLLVLGCVIAASAWPVDQHSVRVHGINGWFVPQREGGLRWIGKAEAERQLEYYEAQEALEGRLSLNTVNFYLYTQQNPTDGQQIKATQSSIDASNFNPENPTRITIHGWNSNYKDGVNTRVANAWFQYGDYNMIAVDWLRGRSLEYASSVAGAPGAGKKIAALVDFLVEGYGMRLDTLEIVGFSLGAHVAGHTAKQVASGKVGKVVGLDPASPLISYSKTAKRLSSDDAVYVESIQTNGAVLGFSQPIGKAAFYMNGGKSQPGCGIDITGSCSHTKAVLYYVEALLWNNFPSKQCETYKDANKNTCADTYSSVLMGATINFFVAEGIFYVPVNKDSPYGFGEVNGGGEVTTAAPAVTTTVDGENESTTEVSTSTTTDEPEETTTKEPEEDSTTTESSEDSSSTTEKPEDSSTTTEEAEDSTTEAVEEDNTTTTPKDEEVESTTEGPEEESTTTKAPEDPQETNTTPDEIEDTTTEEVIEDTTTAAPEDDDTTVPSDDSTTEEPEKSSTSPNDNDDSTTEEPEEVSTTPKESEESTTTTPEDDISTSAPGDGEDDDTTAAPGDGEEESTTEDPEENSTTPETEDSTTDEPEEETTTSKKPVEPSTTTEEPEESTTEVSEDTTTEEPDNNTPLTENPEETSTTTAEQEVSTTGEPDVDSTVEPEGDQSTTEDLEEVSTTEVPTELPAAPTTIPTELPWTTTTVPVEIPSTTGVPPEVPITTLAPELPITTLSPEVPPPKDESTKNIFIFNVFLVNVKIENKS; this is encoded by the exons ATGAGATTGTGCCTTCTTGTGCTGGGCTGCGTGATTGCTG CCAGCGCCTGGCCGGTCGACCAACATTCGGTTCGAGTTCATGGCATCAATGGATGGTTTGTCCCTCAAAGGGAAGGTGGCCTAAGGTGGATTGGCAAGGCGGAGGCGGAGCGCCAATTGGAATACTACGAGGCTCAGGAGGCGTTGGAGGGTCGTCTGTCCCTCAACACGGTTAATTTCTACCTCTACACGCAGCAGAATCCTACCGATGGACAACAGATCAAGGCTACCCAGTCCTCCATCGATGCCTCTAACTTTAATCCCGAAAATCCAACTAG AATTACCATTCACGGTTGGAACTCCAATTACAAGGATGGGGTGAACACCAGGGTAGCCAATGCCTGGTTCCAGTATGGAGACTACAACATGATTGCAGTAGACTGGTTGCGTGGACGTTCCTTGGAGTACGCTTCCTCTGTGGCCGGAGCCCCGGGAGCTGGCAAGAAAATTGCCGCACTTGTGGATTTCCTTGTGGAAGGATACGGCATGCGCCTGGATACTCTGGAAATTGTGGGCTTCAGTTTGGGCGCCCACGTTGCGGGACACACCGCCAAGCAGGTGGCCTCTGGCAAGGTGGGAAAAGTCGTTGGTTTGGATCCGGCCTCTCCGCTCATCAGTTACTCCAAGACTGCAAAGCGTCTGTCCAGCGATGATGCCGTTTATGTGGAGTCAATCCAGACAAACGGTGCAGTTTTGGGCTTTAGCCAGCCAATTGGAAAAGCTGCCTTCTACATGAACGGAGGCAAATCGCAGCCAGGTTGTGGTATCGATATCACCGGCAGTTGCTCACACACCAAAGCAGTTCTTTATTACGTGGAGGCGCTGCTGTGGAACAACTTTCCTTCAAAGCAGTGCGAAACCTACAAGGACGCCAATAAGAACACCTGTGCCGATACATACAGTTCAGTCTTGATGGGTGCTACTATAAATTTCTTTGTCGCAGAGGGTATCTTCTATGTGCCGGTAAACAAGGATTCCCCCTACGGATTTGGAGAGGTGAACGGTGGCGGAGAGGTTACAACAGCTGCTCCTGCAGTGACTACTACTGTTGATGGTGAAAATGAATCGACGACTGAGGTCTCCACATCGACGACAACGGATGAGCCTGAGGAGACGACAACCAAAGAACCCGAAGAGGACTCCACAACAACCGAATCTTCCGAAGACTCCTCTTCTACAACCGAAAAGCCCGAAGACTCCTCTACTACAACCGAAGAAGCAGAAGATTCAACTACGGAAGCCGTAGAAGAAGATAATACGACCACTACTCCTAAAGATGAAGAAGTAGAATCGACAACTGAAGGGCCCGAAGAGGAGTCTACTACTACTAAGGCTCCCGAGGACCCCCAAGAAACCAATACTACACCTGATGAAATTGAGGATACGACTACTGAGGAAGTAATTGAGGACACGACCACTGCAGCTCCTGAAGATGATGATACCACTGTTCCTTCAGACGATTCGACCACAGAGGAGCCCGAAAAGTCATCTACTTCACCCAATGATAATGACGACTCAACAACTGAGGAGCCCGAAGAAGTTTCGACTACTCCCAAGGAATCCGAGGAGTCGACCACAACAACCCCTGAAGATGATATTTCTACGTCTGCTCCTGGAGACGGCGAAGACGATGACACTACCGCAGCTCCCGGAGATGGCGAAGAGGAATCAACCACCGAGGACCCCGAAGAAAACTCCACTACTCCCGAAACCGAGGATTCAACAACCGACGAGCCCGAGGAAGAGACTACAACGAGCAAGAAACCCGTGGAACCTTCTACCACAACCGAAGAACCTGAGGAGTCCACTACCGAAGTTTCCGAGGATACTACAACAGAAGAACCCGATAATAATACTCCCTTAACCGAAAATCCTGAGGAGACGTCTACAACAACCGCAGAACAGGAAGTATCGACTACCGGTGAACCGGATGTTGATAGTACTGTTGAACCAGAAGGTGACCAATCGACAACTGAGGACCTAGAGGAAGTATCCACAACAGAGGTTCCCACGGAGCTTCCGGCGGCCCCAACCACGATTCCCACTGAGCTTCCTTGGACGACAACCACAGTTCCCGTTGAGATTCCTTCGACAACTGGTGTTCCCCCTGAAGTTCCCATCACCACCCTTGCTCCGGAACTTCCTATCACCACGCTGTCTCCAGAAGTTCCACCACCGAAAGATGAAAGCACCAAGAACATCTTCATTTTTAACGTGTTTTTGGTAAATGTAAAGatagaaaacaaaagttaa
- the LOC120453192 gene encoding uncharacterized protein LOC120453192 isoform X1: MELQLGRKYYKEFCILACICLMRPSFGSIIKDSVKCTEGSVAADTDDCASYFQCIDDETVHLNCANGSYFEASNEICVVDQFGVCPTSRRLCFDGEIFEDLNDCLSYVKCIRGDLVKQRCPTGSYFNVISKNCRLSRTGYCASQREICLEGELQVDSEDCAGYLECLNGGLVKLKCPVGSYFEPIFKLCQVDENGVCSSSSNECTDGEVQVDPTNCAGYFNCENGKLETETCPSGTYFEPTYKTCTVDLNGVCVDPPGKCTEGRLEIDPNNCAGYLKCIDGEFVEEKCPSGSYYDFRLETCSVDTEGVCVTIRQLCVEGLREKDPKDCVSYTQCIRGEVQSLRCDSGKYFNVTQGECLTDFYEVCYKSGKETYSKKEHHEFTESTTANSDQQTESTYPDFQSTDSSRQERTFQDSSCMFDLNGSCVNADSTIADFDNESSTVDFKGYTDSNPSTESTTNDVPPSTESPTSDWQTTDLDLQFTTLKHNQYTESTNDYSDQQAESTDAESQSTDSALLDLTSQDSCIFDLNGSCVGQSTSCTEGKKQRDINNCAGYLKCIDGKFVEEECPDRTYYDSISKTCLVDNGQCVRSTSTCIEGIVGEDLKDCAGYTQCIQGKIESLKCAFGRYFNVTQGECLIDVDEVCVRSRVEYDMDLEQFSYSESTIGDSQESTSTDSATSDLYTDSSIADFKGYTEWNPNTESTTNDVPLGTDSSTSDWQTTDLDLQFTTLDTAYYLENNTVTCVYNNKSFTEGIREVDPQDCAGYIECFEGEAKNLKCDSGKYFNITQRECSIDVDEVCLKSNITTVIGLQSTTESTPNFTTTIDPFAKCRDGQLRLDPNNCAGFLKCVDGELKEEMCPSGFFYDTTTSKCIVDMRATCVTNIKFCIEGVREEDPNNCAGYRQCIRGSVQNLKCPIGQYFNVAERDCLYDVHKVCAMTEEDHSPVEVLHNDTGPPMTKPDESCILDINGVCVDPLAKCTEGQVKLDPNNCAGYLKCYNGELIVELCPDGFYYDLQLKMCLLDRRGICVTNIQICDEGAVEEDPYDCAGYRQCIEGQVANLQCPFGSYFNVPLKDCLIDVDEICVRTEYKYFE, encoded by the exons ATGGAGTTGCAACTAGGTCGGAAGTATTACAAAG AGTTCTGTATTTTGGCATGCATATGTCTGATGCGTCCATCCTTTGGATCCATTATTAAGGACTCTGTAAAATGTACCGAGGGCTCAGTAGCTGCGGACACGGATGACTGTGCCAGTTATTTTCAGTGTATCGACGATGAAACTGTACACTTAAATTGTGCCAATGGAAGTTATTTTGAAGCGAGTAATGAAATCTGCGTGGTGGATCAGTTTGGTGTATGCCCTACATCGCGAAGATTATGTTTCGATGGAGAAATCTTCGAGGATCTAAATGATTGTCTGTCCTACGTTAAGTGCATTCGTGGAGATCTGGTAAAGCAAAGATGTCCTACTGGGAGTTATTTCAATGTAATATCGAAAAACTGCCGCCTGTCTCGAACTGGATACTGTGCATCTCAACGAGAAATATGTTTGGAGGGAGAACTACAAGTGGACTCCGAGGATTGTGCCGGCTACCTCGAGTGCTTGAATGGCGGCCTTGTGAAGTTGAAGTGTCCTGTTGGTAGCTACTTTGAGCCCATATTCAAACTCTGCCAGGTGGATGAGAATGGTGTGTGTTCGTCCTCTTCAAATGAGTGTACAGATGGAGAAGTTCAGGTGGATCCAACTAACTGCGCTGGTTATTTCAATTGCGAAAATGGAAAGCTAGAAACTGAAACATGCCCCAGTGGCACATACTTTGAACCCACATATAAAACTTGTACTGTTGACTTAAATGGCGTGTGTGTGGATCCACCAGGTAAGTGCACCGAAGGACGACTAGAAATAGATCCTAATAACTGTGCAGGATATCTGAAATGCATCGATGGAGAGTTTGTGGAGGAGAAGTGTCCAAGTGGTAGCTACTACGACTTCAGGCTGGAAACGTGTTCCGTGGATACTGAGGGTGTTTGTGTTACAATCAGACAACTTTGTGTCGAAGGACTGCGCGAAAAGGATCCCAAGGACTGCGTTTCTTACACACAATGCATTCGAGGAGAGGTCCAAAGTCTAAGGTGCGATTCTggtaaatatttcaatgtgACGCAGGGAGAATGCCTCACCGATTTTTATGAAGTGTGTTACAAATCAGGGAAAGAAACTTATAGTAAAAAAGAACATCATGAATTTACTGAAAGTACTACGGCCAATTCAGATCAGCAAACCGAGAGTACTTATCCTGATTTCCAATCTACTGATTCTTCTCGGCAAGAGCGTACATTCCAAGACTCCTCCTGTATGTTTGACTTGAATGGATCTTGTGTGAACGCGGATAGCACAATTGCGGATTTTGATAACGAAAGTTCTACTGTTGATTTCAAAGGATATACAGATTCGAATCCAAGTACGGAAAGTACTACAAACGATGTTCCTCCAAGCACTGAAAGTCCTACTTCCGATTGGCAAACAACTGATCTAGATTTGCAGTTCACCACTTTGAAACATAATCAATATACTGAAAGTACTAATGATTATTCAGATCAACAAGCCGAGAGTACTGATGCGGAATCCCAATCTACTGATTCTGCTCTGCTAGATCTTACATCCCAAGACTCCTGTATTTTTGACTTGAATGGATCTTGTGTGGGGCAATCCACAAGCTGCACAGAAGGAAAGAAGCAAAGAGATATCAACAATTGTGCAGGATACCTCAAATGCATCGATGGAAAATTTGTGGAGGAGGAGTGTCCCGATAGGACATACTACGATTCCATTTCAAAAACCTGTTTAGTGGACAATGGACAATGTGTAAGAAGTACTAGTACTTGCATTGAAGGAATTGTTGGAGAAGATCTGAAAGATTGCGCTGGATACACTCAATGTATTCAAGGTAAAATCGAATCGCTCAAGTGCGCATTTGGAAGATATTTCAATGTGACCCAAGGAGAGTGCCTCATTGACGTTGATGAAGTCTGCGTTAGATCAAGAGTTGAATATGACATGGATTTAGAACAGTTTTCGTATTCAGAGAGTACTATTGGTGATTCGCAGGAAAGTACGAGTACGGATAGCGCAACTTCGGATTTATATACAGATAGTTCAATTGCTGATTTTAAAGGATATACAGAATGGAATCCAAATACAGAAAGCACTACAAACGATGTGCCTCTAGGCACGGATAGTTCTACTTCGGATTGGCAAACAACTGATCTAGATCTGCAGTTCACAACTTTAGATACAGCTTACTATCTGGAAAACAATACCGTCACTTGTGTCTATAATAATAAATCGTTTACAGAAGGAATACGAGAGGTTGATCCGCAGGATTGCGCTGGATACATAGAATGCTTTGAAGGTGAGGCTAAGAACCTTAAGTGTGATTCCGGTAAATACTTCAACATAACCCAAAGAGAGTGCTCCATTGATGTGGATGAGGTCTGTTTAAAATCTAATATAACAACTGTTATCGGCTTGCAATCTACAACTGAGTCTACTCCAAATTTCACCACTACTATTGACCCGTTTGCCAAATGCAGGGATGGTCAGCTTAGGTTAGATCCCAACAACTGTGCAGGATTCCTGAAGTGTGTCGATGGAGAACTGAAGGAGGAGATGTGTCCCAGTGGCTTCTTTTATGATACCACAACGAGCAAATGTATAGTCGATATGCGAGCTACTTGTGTCACTAATATCAAATTTTGCATAGAAGGAGTCCGCGAAGAAGATCCCAATAATTGCGCTGGTTACAGACAATGCATTCGAGGTTCTGTGCAAAATCTGAAATGTCCCATTGGACAATACTTCAATGTGGCAGAAAGAGATTGCCTCTATGATGTGCATAAAGTGTGTGCAATGACGGAAGAGGATCATAGCCCAGTTGAGGTGCTTCACAATGACACTGGTCCGCCGATGACTAAACCCGATGAGTCCTGCATCCTGGACATCAATGGGGTGTGTGTTGATCCACTTGCAAAATGCACAGAAGGACAGGTCAAATTAGATCCTAACAACTGCGCAGGATACCTCAAATGTTATAATGGTGAACTGATTGTGGAACTTTGTCCAGATGGCTTCTACTACGATCTGCAATTGAAGATGTGCTTGCTGGACAGGAGAGGAATTTGCGtcacaaatatacaaatttgcGATGAAGGAGCAGTTGAAGAGGATCCCTACGACTGTGCTGGATACAGGCAGTGCATTGAAGGTCAGGTCGCCAATCTGCAATGTCCGTTTGGAAGCTATTTTAATGTGCCTCTGAAAGATTGTCTTATTGATGTGGATGAAATCTGTGTGAGAACAGAATACAAGTATTTCGAATAA